A DNA window from Halorubrum sp. DM2 contains the following coding sequences:
- a CDS encoding DUF6338 family protein, translating into MLTGTVQDLFLALVVVVPGFITTQVAVSLGVFRTDLSKWRILITSLTASLVVVTLFLAGLEATGGAAVTQPQEVGDVFFTPVFRPLRVLSLLLFSGAIGFVGGVGLALDLPKRTRDGLWSVLPSSSRRNFHEPWEGTLSEAARVQILTSDGAIAVGTIYQWSDDGKQRQIALKNVEWRKPGMDGFRSSGTDIELFFGDDIRQVTVIDTKETALERRREKEGDESTEDPPSESDTEEESAGRLKSLLNH; encoded by the coding sequence ATGCTTACCGGAACAGTTCAGGATCTATTTCTCGCTCTCGTTGTCGTTGTTCCGGGATTCATTACGACACAGGTCGCGGTGTCCCTCGGTGTTTTTCGGACCGATCTCTCAAAGTGGCGAATCCTGATTACCAGCCTTACTGCGAGTCTCGTCGTTGTAACACTGTTTCTTGCGGGACTTGAAGCCACAGGAGGGGCAGCAGTCACGCAACCTCAAGAAGTTGGAGATGTGTTCTTCACGCCCGTATTTCGTCCACTACGCGTTCTCTCACTGCTCCTTTTTTCTGGGGCAATTGGGTTTGTTGGTGGCGTCGGGCTTGCGCTCGACCTCCCGAAACGAACCCGAGATGGATTGTGGTCGGTACTGCCGTCGTCAAGTCGGCGAAATTTCCACGAGCCGTGGGAGGGGACACTTAGTGAAGCCGCTCGTGTTCAAATTCTTACGTCCGATGGAGCAATCGCCGTCGGAACAATATATCAGTGGAGTGACGACGGGAAGCAGCGACAGATTGCACTAAAAAATGTAGAGTGGCGCAAGCCCGGAATGGACGGTTTTAGGAGCTCAGGAACAGATATTGAACTGTTTTTCGGTGACGACATTCGGCAGGTAACCGTTATCGATACGAAAGAAACTGCTCTCGAAAGACGCCGCGAAAAAGAAGGCGACGAGAGTACGGAAGATCCACCCTCAGAGAGTGATACAGAAGAGGAATCCGCGGGTAGGCTCAAATCACTCCTCAATCATTAG